TCTCGGAAGCGGGTGTCGGGCCGTCGCGCACCAGGCTGATCAGCGGCCGCGCCCAAGACGTGCTCACCCGGCTCGCCGACGAGTCATATGACCTGGTGTTCATCGACGCCGACCCCATCGACCAACCGGATTACGTCGTCGAGGGCGTGCGGCTGCTGCGCCCCGGCGGCGTCGTCGTGGTGCATCGGTCGGCGCTGGGCGGGCGCGCCGCCGATCCGACGGCGCGCGACGCCGAGGTGGCCGCGGTGCGCGAGGCGGCCCGGCTCATCGCGGAGGACGAGCGGCTCACCCCCGCGCTGGTGCCCCTCGGCGACGGCGTTCTTGCCGCGGTCCGCGACTAGCCGAGCAGACGCAAAACCCCCATTTCCGGTGCGAAATGGGGGTTTTGCGTCTGCTCGGCGTGGGCGCTTGACCCAAGGCTGAACGTGCGTTTAATGTGCTGAACATGCGTTCAGCCGACCTCACTGCCGCGGCCCGGATCCGCGACGCGGCTATCGAGCAGTTCGGCGAGCGCGGGTTCGGGGTCGGGCTGCGCGCGATCGCCGAAGCGGCGGGAGTGAGCGCGGCGTTGGTCATCCACCACTTCGGCTCCAAGGAGGGCCTGCGCAAGGCCTGCGACGACCACATCGCCGAGGAGATCCGCAGCGGCAAGTCGGCAGCGATGCAGTCCAGGGATCCCGCGACCTGGTTCGCGCAGATGGCCGAGATCGAGTCCTACGCGCCGTTGATGGCCTACCTCGTGCGTAGCATGCAGACCGGCGGCGAGCTAGCAACGGCGTTGTGGCACAAGATGATAGACGATGCCGAGGTGTACCTGGACGAAGGGGTGCGGTCGGGCACGCTCAAGCCAAGCCGCGATCCCCGGGCGAGGGCGAAGTACCTGGCCATCACCGGCGGCGGCGGCTTCCTGCTGTATTTGCAAATGCATGAAACCCCAACGGATCTGCGTGCCGTGCTACGCGACTACGCCCGGGAAATGGTGCTGCCCGCCCTCGAGATCTACACCGACGGATTGATGGCGGACAGCACCATGTACCACGCATTCCTCGCCGCCGACGATCAAGGAGAATCCCATGCCGTCTGACAATTTCGCGCCCATCGAAATCCGTAGCTTGAGAAAGAATTACGGTTCCGTGCGCGCGTTGGACGGCCTCGACCTGACGGTGCGTGAGGGCGAAGTGCACGGGTTCCTCGGTCCGAACGGGGCCGGGAAGTCGACGACGATCCGCATCCTGTTGGGCCTGGTGAAAGCCGACAGCGGAACCGTCCGGTTGCTGGGCGGCGACCCGTGGACCGAGGCGGTCGACTTGCACCGCCAAATAGCCTACGTGCCAGGCGATGTGACGCTGTGGCCCTCGCTCACCGGCGGCGAAACCATCGACCTGCTGGCCCGCATGCGCGGCGGCCTCGACCAGAAACGTCGCGCCGAGCTGATCGAGCGATTCGACCTCGACCCGCACAAGAAGGCCCGCACCTACTCGAAAGGCAACCGCCAAAAGGTCTCCCTGATTTCAGCGTTCTCGTCACACGCCAGGCTGCTTCTGTTGGACGAGCCCAGCAGCGGCCTGGACCCCTTGATGGAAAACGTGTTTCAGCAGTGCGTCGGCGAGGCGCGCGACCGTGGCGCGACGGTCTTGCTGTCCAGTCACATCCTGGCCGAAACGGAAGCGTTGTGCGAAAGGGTGACCATCATCCGCGACGGCAAGACCGTCGAAAGCGGCTCGCTGGACTCCATGCGGCACCTCAGCCGCACCTCGATCAAGGCCGAAATAACCGTCGACCCAGGTGATCTCAGCCGCATCAAAGGCGTGGAGGATGTCAGCATCGACGGCACCACGCTGCGCGCCCAAGTCGACGGCGAAAGCCTCGGGGAACTCATCCGGGCGCTCGTCGATGCCGGTATACGCAGCCTCGTGAGCCAGCCGCCAACCCTCGAGGAACTCTTCCTGCGCCACTACGACACGACCGACGGCCGGCGCGAACACAGGCAGGTGTCGGCGCGATGAGCACCGCCACCTTGGACCGGCCGCGCCACCCGGCGCATCCGGCGCCCCGGACCGGTTCGAACTTCTCGGGAACGCTCGGGCTGCTGCGGCTGTATTTGCGCCGCGACCGGATCTCGTTGCCGCTGTGGGTACTACTGCTGTCGGTGCCGCTGGCCACGGTCTACGTCGGCAGCATCGAGAAGGTTTACCCCACCCAGGCCGCCCGCGCCGGATTCGCGGCCTCCATCACGGCCAGCCCGGCCCAGCGTGCGCTCTACGGGCAGATCTACAACGACAGCCTTGGGGCCGTTGGCATTTGGAAGGCCGGGATGTTCCACCTGCTCATCGCGGTGGCCGTCATCCTGACGGTGATCCGGCATACCCGCGCCGACGAGGAGACCGGCCGGACCGAATTGGTCGACTCGACCGCGGTCGGCCGGTATGCCAGTCTCAGTGCGGCGCTGATGTTGTCGTTCGGGGCGTCGATCGCCACCGGCGCGATCGGCGCGGCGGGATTGCTGACAACCGACGTCCCGCCCGGCGGGTCACTCGCTTTTGGGGCGGCGCTGGCCGGCTCCGGCCTGGTCTTCACCGCGGTGGCCGCGGTGGCGGCGCAGCTGTCGCCGAGCGCCAGGTTCGCCCGCGGTGCCGCGTTCGCCGCATTGGGCGTCGCATTCGCGCTGCGGGCCGTCGGTGACGCAGCTGATGGCAAGCTGTCATGGCTCTCGCCGCTGGGGTGGTCACTTCAGGTCAGGCCGTACGCGGGCGATCGCTGGTGGGTCCTGCTGCTGCATCTGGCGACGGCTGCGGCGCTCACGGTGGTGGCGTATCGGCTGCTCGCCGGCCGCGATGTTGGCGCCGGACTGATCGCCGAGCGGGCCGGTCCCGGCGCCGCTGCCCCGTGGCTCGGCAACGTCTTCGGGCTGGCGTGGCGGCTTGACCGCGGCGCGCTGCTCGTGTGGACCGTGGGCCTATGCCTGTACGGCCTGCTGATGGGCAGCGTGGTGAACGGCATCGGCGACGAGCTGGGCGACAGCGGCGTCGCGCGTGACATCGTCGCCCGGATGGGCGGAACCAGCGCCCTGGAGGACGCCTTCATCGCGGTGGCGTTCACCATGATGGGGATGGTGGCCGCCGCGTTCGCCATCTCGCTCACCATGCGACTGCATCAGGAGGAGTCCGGCCAGCGCGCCGAGGCGGCACTGGCCGGCGCGGTTTCCCGAAATCGCTGGCTGGCAAGCCATTTGGTAGCCGCGCTGGTGGGATCCGCGGCCGCGATGCTAATCAGCGGATTCGCGGGCGGGCTGATCTACGGCGTCGCGGCCGGCGACGTCGGCGGCAAGCTGGCCGTCGTCGTCGGTGCCGCGGCCGCACAGCTGCCCGCCGTCTGGCTGCTCGCCGCGGTGACGATCGCAATCTTTGGTCTGACGCCGCGGTTCACACCCTTGGCGTGGGGCGTGCTGGTCGGGTTCATCGCCGTGTACCTGATCGGTGAGCTGGCCCAATTCCCGCAGTGGTTGCTCGATCTCGAACCGTTCGCACACACTCCGCGGGTCGGCGCCGACTTCACCGCCGTGCCACTGCTATGGCTGCTGGCCCTCGACGCGGCGCTGATCGTCCTGGGAGCCATGGCTTTTCGACGTCGTGATCTACGTTGTTAGGAGCGTCATGAAAACCGGTGTTCGGCTGACGACGTCCTCGATTCTCGGGTTGGCCGCATTCGGCCTCGTCCTGTTCGTGCCGGCCGGCACACTGAATTATTGGCAGGCATGGGTTTTCATCGCCGTGTTCACGGCGACATCGGCCATCCCCACGATCTATCTGGCGCGGGCGAACCCGGCGGCCCTGCGGCGACGCATGCATGCCGGGCCACGCGCGGAAACGAGGATGGCTCAAAAGATCATCATCGTCGGCTCGTTTGTGGATCTCTTCGCGATGATGGCGTTCAGCGCGTTCGACCATCGAATGGGCTGGTCGCACACGCCCGTCTGGGTGTGCCTGCTCGGCGATGTGCTGGTCGCGGCCGGGCTCGGCATCGCCATGCTGGTGGTCATACAGAACGGTTACGCGGCCGCCACCGTCACGGTGGAGACGGGCCAGAGGGTGGTCGCCGACGGTGTCTACAAGTTCGTCAGGCACCCGATGTATGTGGGCAACGTGATCATGATGTTGGGCATACCTTTGGCACTCGGGTCTTACTGGGGGCTTCTGTTCGTCATCCCGGGCGTCGTGGTGCTCGTCTTCCGCATCCTCGACGAGGAAAGGCTACTCACCCAGGAGTTGGCCGGGTACCGCGAATACGCGCAGCGGGTGCGGTATCGATTGGTACCCAACGTGTGGTAGCGGCCGGGCCGGCCCCCTAAGGTATTGGCGTGGCCCAAAACCCGGCACCCACCCTGGACCGGCCGTGGCGGCGTCCCGGC
The nucleotide sequence above comes from Mycobacterium malmoense. Encoded proteins:
- a CDS encoding methyltransferase family protein, whose protein sequence is MKTGVRLTTSSILGLAAFGLVLFVPAGTLNYWQAWVFIAVFTATSAIPTIYLARANPAALRRRMHAGPRAETRMAQKIIIVGSFVDLFAMMAFSAFDHRMGWSHTPVWVCLLGDVLVAAGLGIAMLVVIQNGYAAATVTVETGQRVVADGVYKFVRHPMYVGNVIMMLGIPLALGSYWGLLFVIPGVVVLVFRILDEERLLTQELAGYREYAQRVRYRLVPNVW
- a CDS encoding TetR/AcrR family transcriptional regulator — encoded protein: MRSADLTAAARIRDAAIEQFGERGFGVGLRAIAEAAGVSAALVIHHFGSKEGLRKACDDHIAEEIRSGKSAAMQSRDPATWFAQMAEIESYAPLMAYLVRSMQTGGELATALWHKMIDDAEVYLDEGVRSGTLKPSRDPRARAKYLAITGGGGFLLYLQMHETPTDLRAVLRDYAREMVLPALEIYTDGLMADSTMYHAFLAADDQGESHAV
- a CDS encoding ABC transporter ATP-binding protein: MPSDNFAPIEIRSLRKNYGSVRALDGLDLTVREGEVHGFLGPNGAGKSTTIRILLGLVKADSGTVRLLGGDPWTEAVDLHRQIAYVPGDVTLWPSLTGGETIDLLARMRGGLDQKRRAELIERFDLDPHKKARTYSKGNRQKVSLISAFSSHARLLLLDEPSSGLDPLMENVFQQCVGEARDRGATVLLSSHILAETEALCERVTIIRDGKTVESGSLDSMRHLSRTSIKAEITVDPGDLSRIKGVEDVSIDGTTLRAQVDGESLGELIRALVDAGIRSLVSQPPTLEELFLRHYDTTDGRREHRQVSAR
- a CDS encoding ABC transporter permease; this translates as MSTATLDRPRHPAHPAPRTGSNFSGTLGLLRLYLRRDRISLPLWVLLLSVPLATVYVGSIEKVYPTQAARAGFAASITASPAQRALYGQIYNDSLGAVGIWKAGMFHLLIAVAVILTVIRHTRADEETGRTELVDSTAVGRYASLSAALMLSFGASIATGAIGAAGLLTTDVPPGGSLAFGAALAGSGLVFTAVAAVAAQLSPSARFARGAAFAALGVAFALRAVGDAADGKLSWLSPLGWSLQVRPYAGDRWWVLLLHLATAAALTVVAYRLLAGRDVGAGLIAERAGPGAAAPWLGNVFGLAWRLDRGALLVWTVGLCLYGLLMGSVVNGIGDELGDSGVARDIVARMGGTSALEDAFIAVAFTMMGMVAAAFAISLTMRLHQEESGQRAEAALAGAVSRNRWLASHLVAALVGSAAAMLISGFAGGLIYGVAAGDVGGKLAVVVGAAAAQLPAVWLLAAVTIAIFGLTPRFTPLAWGVLVGFIAVYLIGELAQFPQWLLDLEPFAHTPRVGADFTAVPLLWLLALDAALIVLGAMAFRRRDLRC
- a CDS encoding O-methyltransferase; its protein translation is MDGTDAETPGQTAPSRAESLCAHAEGSISEDALMAAARERAVEIGAGAVTPAVGALLSLLAKLSGGKAVAEVGTGAGVSGLWLLSGMSDDGVLTTIDIEPEYLRLAKQAFSEAGVGPSRTRLISGRAQDVLTRLADESYDLVFIDADPIDQPDYVVEGVRLLRPGGVVVVHRSALGGRAADPTARDAEVAAVREAARLIAEDERLTPALVPLGDGVLAAVRD